A section of the Mesorhizobium loti genome encodes:
- a CDS encoding ribbon-helix-helix protein, CopG family produces MVNPSKKQRLSVYLEPEVMKALAAYAARRDQSRSLIAEAAIASFLSPDAAERQEAATTKRLDQLDRRMTRMERDVGISIEMLAVFVRFWLTTNPPLPEPAQAAARAQAGERYDAFVAALGRRLAKGPKLRQEISDDINSDGSPGYQPNRQR; encoded by the coding sequence ATGGTCAACCCATCGAAGAAGCAGCGCCTGTCCGTCTATCTCGAACCCGAGGTGATGAAGGCGCTCGCAGCCTACGCGGCGCGGCGCGATCAGTCGCGCTCCCTGATTGCCGAAGCGGCGATCGCGTCCTTCCTGTCGCCGGACGCCGCCGAACGCCAGGAAGCGGCGACGACCAAGCGTCTCGACCAGCTCGACCGGCGTATGACGCGCATGGAGCGCGACGTCGGTATTTCGATCGAGATGCTCGCCGTCTTCGTGCGGTTCTGGCTGACCACAAACCCGCCGCTGCCCGAGCCTGCCCAGGCTGCGGCGCGCGCCCAGGCTGGCGAACGATATGACGCCTTCGTCGCGGCGCTCGGGCGCAGGCTCGCCAAGGGCCCGAAGCTGCGACAGGAGATTTCCGACGACATAAACTCGGATGGGTCCCCGGGGTATCAGCCGAACCGGCAAAGATGA
- a CDS encoding LytR/AlgR family response regulator transcription factor, translating into MFIADDEALARRRLRSVAAKLDWLTIVGEAADGGAAYDGIVRLRPDIVLLDIRMPEVSGLDVLARLRELDRVPAVILTTAHDEFAVRAFELQALDYVLKPIVAERCVAALQRARRAIEMGQAEAMLARAQQIFGPDPARPLERILVRSGTALIPVSLAAIMNIEAQDDYVLLHGADRDYLASIRMRELEHRLPSPPFIRVHRSHIINLDHVARVARGIDGRLSVTMTSGATISVSRDRAGELRRLAR; encoded by the coding sequence TTGTTCATTGCCGATGACGAGGCGCTCGCGCGCAGGCGGTTGCGATCGGTCGCGGCCAAGCTGGACTGGCTGACCATCGTGGGCGAGGCCGCAGATGGCGGTGCGGCCTATGACGGGATCGTCCGCCTTCGTCCCGACATCGTCCTGCTCGACATCCGAATGCCGGAAGTGTCCGGACTCGACGTGCTCGCGCGCCTGAGGGAGCTGGACCGGGTCCCGGCCGTCATCCTGACCACCGCGCATGACGAGTTCGCCGTGCGTGCGTTCGAGCTCCAGGCGCTCGATTATGTGCTCAAGCCGATCGTGGCCGAACGGTGCGTGGCCGCGCTGCAGCGCGCCCGGCGGGCGATCGAAATGGGGCAGGCCGAGGCGATGCTCGCGCGCGCGCAGCAAATCTTCGGGCCCGATCCCGCACGCCCGCTCGAACGGATCCTCGTTCGCAGCGGCACCGCGCTGATACCGGTCAGCCTGGCGGCCATCATGAATATCGAGGCGCAGGACGATTATGTGCTGCTCCACGGCGCGGACCGCGATTATCTCGCCAGCATCCGCATGCGCGAGCTCGAACACCGGTTGCCGAGCCCGCCCTTCATTCGCGTGCATCGTTCGCACATCATTAATCTGGATCATGTCGCGCGCGTCGCGCGGGGGATCGACGGACGCCTGAGCGTCACGATGACCAGCGGCGCGACCATTTCGGTGAGCCGCGATCGCGCCGGAGAATTGCGACGCCTGGCGCGGTGA
- a CDS encoding sensor histidine kinase: MNDTGAPDGEAVEADQWADGDLDAPHWSRSLALSVLGGIAATGLLAPIYMFEGVPRWRAFTAAFILAMPGALLVWIALRFSKRMRGRTAPSFAIPAHVAGALIFAFAWAATIYLLLLAAEAKSAANYLRNFAPWQMLDGILLYAAAVGIEQSIWTRRRLDRQRLATTRAQLHALRAQLNPHFLFNALNSIIQLAEEDTVATQSALERLSELLRHATRTSGGGRIDVTLRDELGFIRNYLALEQLRLGDRLRVVEAIEEETLDRLVPSLILQPIIENAILHAIAPRRSGGTVRLLAHLDRQSLIVEIRDDGPGCDPEALNRSPGMGLNIVRRQLEIRFPGQSELRIGRAPQGGTCVRLSLPAHRQAPGASW; encoded by the coding sequence ATGAACGACACCGGCGCGCCAGACGGGGAAGCGGTCGAAGCCGATCAATGGGCCGATGGCGACCTCGACGCGCCGCATTGGAGCCGATCGCTCGCGCTTTCGGTCCTGGGCGGCATCGCCGCGACCGGCCTCCTCGCGCCGATCTACATGTTCGAGGGCGTCCCCCGGTGGCGGGCGTTCACGGCCGCCTTCATTCTCGCGATGCCGGGTGCACTGCTCGTGTGGATCGCCTTGCGTTTCTCGAAGCGGATGCGCGGGCGCACCGCGCCCTCCTTCGCCATTCCCGCGCATGTGGCTGGGGCCCTGATCTTCGCGTTCGCCTGGGCGGCCACCATCTACCTGCTGCTCCTCGCTGCCGAGGCAAAGAGCGCTGCCAACTATCTGCGCAACTTCGCGCCGTGGCAGATGCTCGATGGCATCCTGCTCTACGCCGCCGCGGTCGGGATCGAGCAATCCATATGGACGCGGCGGCGCCTCGACCGTCAAAGGCTCGCGACCACAAGGGCGCAACTCCACGCACTGCGCGCCCAGCTCAATCCGCATTTCTTGTTCAACGCATTGAACTCGATCATCCAGCTCGCGGAGGAAGACACCGTCGCCACGCAGTCGGCGCTCGAGCGCCTGTCGGAGCTTCTTCGCCATGCCACGCGCACCAGCGGCGGCGGGCGGATCGATGTGACGTTGCGCGACGAACTCGGCTTCATCCGCAACTATCTCGCGCTCGAGCAGCTGCGCCTTGGCGATCGGCTTCGGGTCGTCGAGGCGATAGAGGAGGAGACGCTGGACCGGCTCGTGCCATCGCTCATCCTGCAACCCATCATCGAGAACGCGATCCTGCATGCGATCGCGCCACGCAGGTCCGGCGGGACGGTGCGGCTACTGGCCCATCTCGATCGCCAGAGCCTGATCGTCGAGATCCGGGACGACGGGCCCGGCTGCGATCCGGAGGCATTAAATCGATCACCCGGCATGGGCCTGAATATCGTCCGCCGTCAGCTCGAAATCCGCTTCCCGGGACAGAGCGAATTGCGGATTGGGCGCGCGCCGCAGGGCGGGACATGCGTTCGGCTCTCGCTTCCGGCACACCGACAGGCACCGGGCGCGTCATGGTGA
- a CDS encoding cytochrome P460 family protein, which produces MTKLKFLILPAALMLVGAATGAAEEIPFPDGYRGWTHIRSAVVGPTSGAFKRFGGMHSIYANPAAMDGYRSGHFPDGSVIVFDNHETLAAQGAEFPGRRRFIDLMVKTDGSWRFGEFAGDSRSERNVTVAQGETQCAACHAQSPTDHVYSRYGP; this is translated from the coding sequence ATGACCAAGCTCAAATTTCTGATCCTTCCCGCGGCGCTCATGCTCGTCGGGGCGGCGACGGGAGCTGCCGAGGAAATCCCATTTCCCGACGGCTATCGCGGCTGGACGCACATCCGGAGCGCCGTCGTGGGACCGACCAGCGGGGCCTTCAAGCGCTTCGGCGGGATGCACAGCATCTATGCCAACCCGGCTGCCATGGACGGCTATCGATCGGGACACTTCCCCGACGGATCGGTGATCGTGTTCGACAATCACGAGACGCTCGCCGCTCAGGGCGCCGAGTTCCCCGGCCGGCGCCGCTTCATCGACCTGATGGTGAAAACGGATGGATCGTGGCGCTTCGGGGAATTTGCCGGCGACAGCCGCTCCGAGCGAAACGTGACGGTGGCGCAAGGCGAAACGCAATGCGCGGCCTGCCATGCGCAATCGCCGACCGACCACGTCTACAGCCGATATGGCCCATGA
- a CDS encoding GntR family transcriptional regulator, translating into MESEAGAGVEHDFVMPQTSPKYREIYRRIRETIERGVLRAGAPLPSAGTLVQL; encoded by the coding sequence TTGGAAAGCGAAGCTGGCGCGGGCGTCGAACATGATTTTGTGATGCCACAGACCTCGCCGAAATATCGCGAAATCTACAGGCGTATTCGCGAAACCATAGAGCGCGGTGTGCTGCGGGCAGGCGCCCCGCTGCCATCCGCAGGTACGCTCGTGCAACTCTAA
- a CDS encoding VirB3 family type IV secretion system protein: protein MAGLIESGGDVPGYTVPVHRALTEHILLGGAPRAIAILNGTLAAALGLGLRLWLVGLGLWAIGHFAAVWAAKRDPQFVDVGRQHLRIPGHLNV from the coding sequence ATGGCGGGCCTGATCGAGAGCGGCGGCGACGTGCCGGGCTACACCGTCCCGGTCCACCGGGCGTTGACCGAGCACATCCTGCTCGGCGGGGCGCCTCGGGCGATCGCCATCCTTAACGGCACGTTGGCCGCCGCTCTCGGTCTCGGTCTTCGCCTCTGGCTGGTCGGCCTCGGTCTCTGGGCCATCGGCCATTTCGCAGCAGTTTGGGCGGCAAAGCGGGATCCGCAATTCGTCGACGTCGGCCGCCAGCATCTCCGCATCCCCGGTCACCTGAACGTCTGA
- a CDS encoding Gfo/Idh/MocA family protein, whose protein sequence is MMMVQRFRVGIVGLQSGRSWAARAHVPALRALSESFEIVGVANTSKASAEAAAAEVGLAKAFSDVAELIAAPEVDIVTVAVKVPHHFEIVKAAIKAGKHVYCEWPLGNGLAEAEEMAALVRAKGVLGVVGTQAPFAPEIAHLRQLIATGYVGDVLSTSLVACGGALQGSGTIPDKKTYGYLLDRANGASILTIPVGHTLAALMSVLGNVAEVSAILATRRPTAIAIDSGEVLPASVPDQVLVSGMLTSGVPVSVHYRGGKARDYNGLLWEINGTEGDIRISGSSGHAQMEQLVLAAARGDEKVFQPLETPVSYRAGLPHEVEPGNVARVYARMAQDLRDGTRTAPSFDDAVALHRVIAAIEKAAETGVRSAPA, encoded by the coding sequence ATGATGATGGTGCAGCGCTTTAGAGTTGGTATCGTCGGATTGCAGTCGGGCCGCAGCTGGGCCGCACGAGCGCATGTTCCCGCGTTGCGCGCTCTCTCCGAATCCTTCGAGATCGTCGGTGTCGCCAACACGAGCAAGGCCAGCGCCGAAGCGGCGGCGGCCGAAGTCGGTTTGGCGAAGGCCTTTTCCGATGTCGCCGAGTTGATCGCTGCGCCCGAGGTCGACATCGTGACGGTTGCCGTGAAGGTCCCACACCACTTTGAGATTGTGAAAGCGGCGATCAAAGCCGGCAAGCATGTTTACTGCGAATGGCCGCTCGGCAACGGTTTGGCCGAGGCCGAAGAAATGGCGGCACTCGTTCGGGCCAAAGGCGTTCTAGGGGTCGTCGGAACCCAGGCGCCCTTTGCGCCGGAGATCGCGCATCTCAGGCAACTAATCGCTACCGGATATGTCGGCGACGTGCTGTCGACCTCACTGGTCGCGTGCGGTGGAGCTTTGCAGGGCAGCGGAACTATCCCGGACAAAAAGACTTACGGCTACCTGCTGGACCGCGCCAATGGCGCCTCGATATTGACGATCCCGGTGGGGCACACCTTGGCGGCGCTCATGAGCGTCCTCGGCAATGTTGCGGAAGTCTCTGCGATTCTGGCAACGCGGCGCCCGACGGCAATTGCAATAGACTCCGGTGAGGTTCTGCCCGCATCCGTTCCGGATCAGGTACTGGTTAGCGGTATGCTAACCTCTGGCGTTCCGGTCTCGGTCCACTACCGCGGGGGCAAGGCGCGGGATTACAATGGCTTGCTGTGGGAGATCAACGGCACCGAAGGCGACATACGGATCTCGGGGTCCTCCGGCCATGCACAAATGGAGCAGCTTGTCCTCGCGGCCGCGCGGGGAGACGAGAAAGTGTTCCAGCCTCTGGAGACTCCTGTTTCATATCGTGCTGGTTTGCCGCACGAAGTGGAGCCAGGAAACGTCGCGCGGGTCTACGCGAGGATGGCCCAGGATCTGCGCGATGGCACTCGCACAGCGCCGAGTTTCGATGACGCAGTTGCTCTGCATCGCGTCATTGCTGCGATCGAAAAAGCAGCGGAGACCGGCGTCCGTTCGGCCCCAGCATAA
- the trbB gene encoding P-type conjugative transfer ATPase TrbB: MLRTALGPAIAGFLGDANVVEVMLNPDGRLWIDRLSEGLFDTGERLSAADGERIVRLVAHHVGAEVHAGNPRVSAELPETGERFEGLLPPVVAAPAFAIRKPAVAVFTLDDYVWTGVMSAAQADILRQAVADRRNILVAGGTSTGKTTLTNALLAEVSKTSDRVVLIEDTRELQCAAPNLVAMRTKDGVATLSDLIRSSLRLRPDRIPIGEVRGAEALDLLKAWGTGHPGGIGTIHAGTALGALRRLEQLIQEAVVTVPRALIAETIDLVAVLSGRGSTRRLAELGGVEGLNPDGDYLVRPATQPPEGEPA; this comes from the coding sequence ATGCTGCGGACCGCACTCGGCCCCGCCATCGCCGGCTTTCTTGGAGACGCCAATGTCGTCGAGGTGATGCTCAACCCCGACGGCCGCCTCTGGATCGACCGCCTCTCGGAAGGCCTGTTCGACACGGGCGAGCGGCTCTCGGCAGCCGACGGCGAGCGCATCGTCCGTCTGGTCGCCCACCATGTCGGCGCCGAGGTCCATGCCGGCAATCCGCGCGTCTCAGCCGAGCTGCCGGAGACGGGAGAGCGGTTCGAGGGTCTGCTGCCGCCCGTGGTGGCGGCGCCGGCTTTCGCGATCCGGAAGCCGGCCGTCGCGGTATTCACCCTCGATGACTACGTCTGGACGGGCGTCATGTCCGCCGCGCAGGCGGACATCTTGCGCCAGGCGGTCGCCGATCGCCGCAACATCCTCGTGGCTGGCGGCACCTCGACCGGCAAGACGACGCTGACCAACGCGCTGCTCGCCGAAGTATCGAAGACCTCCGACCGTGTGGTGTTGATCGAGGACACTCGCGAGCTGCAATGCGCCGCGCCGAACCTCGTCGCCATGCGCACGAAAGACGGCGTCGCGACGCTCTCCGACCTTATCCGCTCCTCGCTGCGCCTGCGCCCCGACCGCATTCCGATCGGCGAGGTGCGCGGCGCCGAAGCGCTCGACCTGCTCAAGGCCTGGGGCACCGGCCACCCCGGCGGGATCGGCACCATTCACGCCGGCACGGCGCTCGGCGCGCTGCGCCGCCTCGAGCAGCTCATCCAGGAAGCCGTCGTCACAGTCCCGCGCGCGCTGATCGCCGAGACGATCGATCTCGTCGCGGTCCTCTCGGGCCGCGGCTCGACCCGGCGCCTGGCCGAACTCGGTGGCGTCGAAGGGCTCAACCCCGATGGCGACTACCTCGTCCGCCCCGCAACCCAGCCCCCCGAAGGAGAACCTGCATGA
- the trbK-alt gene encoding putative entry exclusion protein TrbK-alt — MDGKILARLGAIGFVTFAITATAIELSRKDEPPLYRNVAAATETGTDPLKIELRRCQQLGEAGTHDPACLQAWADNRDRFLKPSQALQPQPAPQTPGQQGQPQNPPPAPNPAVDKTAPAIDSHTNEAR; from the coding sequence ATGGACGGAAAGATCCTTGCACGTCTCGGCGCTATCGGCTTCGTGACCTTCGCAATCACGGCGACGGCCATCGAACTGTCCCGCAAGGACGAACCGCCACTTTATCGCAACGTCGCCGCAGCGACCGAAACGGGCACGGACCCGCTCAAGATTGAGCTGCGGCGCTGCCAGCAGCTCGGCGAGGCCGGCACCCACGATCCTGCCTGTCTCCAAGCGTGGGCAGACAACCGCGACCGCTTCCTGAAGCCGTCGCAAGCCCTGCAACCGCAGCCGGCGCCGCAGACGCCCGGCCAGCAAGGGCAACCACAGAATCCTCCACCTGCCCCCAACCCGGCCGTCGACAAGACCGCGCCGGCGATCGACTCCCACACGAACGAGGCGCGCTGA
- a CDS encoding LysR family transcriptional regulator: MVDWEDIRHFLAVAQHGTLSGAARSLRVDHATISRRLAALEAALNVRLVDRLPRSSRLTPVGRQVLERAVEMEAGANGILRLAKAAHAPLSGRIKLSAPPVLVAHLLAAQLPRFRAAYPDIRLSLSAEGQQVSLSRREADVALRLVKPNEANSVARKIGTMPYGLYAHRSYPQLTAPERWQFVAFDPSFAHMPQQQWLLRMAGDRPVVCELNQISEHLIAVRAGVGVAGLPCFLGQQDRDLIRIDHDVPSFSRDIWLAVHRDLRNTPTIRAVMDFTTAVVSENRDLSVR, from the coding sequence ATGGTCGATTGGGAAGACATCCGCCATTTTCTGGCAGTGGCGCAGCACGGGACGCTTTCGGGAGCCGCTCGAAGCTTGAGAGTGGACCATGCTACAATCAGCCGGAGGCTCGCCGCGCTAGAAGCCGCGCTGAATGTCCGGCTGGTGGACCGCCTCCCCCGGTCGAGCCGTCTCACTCCGGTTGGCCGACAAGTACTCGAGCGAGCAGTCGAGATGGAGGCGGGTGCGAACGGCATCCTCCGCCTTGCAAAGGCCGCTCATGCCCCCCTCAGTGGGCGAATTAAGCTTAGCGCACCGCCCGTACTGGTCGCGCATCTTCTGGCCGCGCAGCTGCCACGCTTCCGGGCCGCTTACCCCGATATCAGGCTTTCGCTTTCCGCAGAAGGACAGCAGGTCTCACTAAGCCGTCGTGAAGCCGATGTCGCCCTACGGCTCGTAAAGCCGAATGAGGCAAACAGCGTAGCAAGAAAGATCGGCACGATGCCTTACGGGCTCTACGCCCACCGCTCGTATCCCCAACTGACGGCACCCGAAAGGTGGCAATTCGTTGCCTTCGATCCGAGCTTCGCACACATGCCGCAACAGCAGTGGCTGCTTAGAATGGCGGGAGATCGCCCCGTGGTATGCGAGTTGAATCAGATCAGCGAACACCTGATCGCCGTGAGGGCCGGCGTAGGCGTAGCTGGTCTGCCCTGCTTTCTCGGCCAACAGGATCGCGATCTCATCCGGATCGACCACGATGTGCCATCGTTCTCGCGCGATATTTGGCTCGCGGTACACCGCGACCTGCGCAACACGCCGACAATTCGTGCCGTGATGGATTTCACTACGGCTGTCGTCTCGGAAAATCGAGACCTATCCGTTAGATAG
- a CDS encoding TrbC/VirB2 family protein, whose protein sequence is MIRRALHFRRHVATTASVILASVLLAPAAHASGSSMPWEAPLQSILESIEGPVAKIIAVIIIIVTGLTLAFGDTSGGFRRLIQIVFGLSIAFAASSFFLSFFSFGGGALV, encoded by the coding sequence ATGATCCGCCGTGCCCTGCATTTTCGTCGCCATGTGGCGACGACCGCATCCGTCATTCTGGCTAGTGTACTGCTGGCCCCTGCCGCCCACGCTTCCGGCTCCTCGATGCCGTGGGAAGCACCGCTGCAATCGATCCTCGAATCCATCGAAGGGCCGGTCGCCAAGATCATCGCGGTGATCATCATCATCGTCACCGGCCTGACGCTCGCCTTCGGCGACACGTCGGGCGGCTTCCGCCGCCTGATCCAGATCGTCTTCGGACTGTCGATCGCCTTCGCGGCGTCGAGCTTCTTCCTATCCTTCTTCTCGTTCGGCGGTGGGGCGCTCGTCTGA
- the trbE gene encoding conjugal transfer protein TrbE: MMNLAEYRRTSTRLADFLPWAALVAPGVVLNKDGSFQRSARFRGPDLDSAVQAELVAVAGRLNSAFRRLGSGWAIFVEAQRHAVGAYPASRFPDAASAMVDAERKADFEEDAVHYESSYFLTFTFLPPAEEAARAERWLYEGRAERGVDAWEALRGFIDRTDRILQLVEAFMPECAWLDDVETLTYLHSTVSTKRHRVRVPETPMYLDALVADQPLTGGLEPRLAEAHLRILTIVGFPTATTPGILDDLNRLAFPYRWSTRAILLDKTDATKLLTRIRRQWFAKRKSIAAILKEVMTNEASALVDTDAANKAADADLALQELGADYAGQAYVTATIAVWDNDPRVASEKLRLVEKVIQGRDFTAMPETINAADAWLGSLPGHVYANVRQPPISTLNLAHMIPLSAVWAGPERDEHFGAPPLLYGKTEGSTPFRFSIHVGDVGHTLVVGPTGAGKSVLLALMALQFRRYAGAQVFAFDFGGSIRASAIAMGGDWHDLGGGLTEGSADSVALQPLSRIDEAAERAWAADWIVAILMRESIPVTPEVKELIWTALSSLASAPTAERTMTGLSVLLQSNDLKQALRPYCVGGPYGRLLDAESEHLGIATVQAFETDGLIGAAAAPAVLSYLFHRIEDRLNGEPTLIIVDEGWLALDDEGFAGQLREWLKTLRKKNASVVFATQSLSDIDGSAIAPAIIESCQTRLLLPNERAIEPQITTIYRRFGLNDRQIEILARAMPKRDYYCQSRRGNRLFELGLSDVALALCAASSKTDQAAIARIVTEHGREGFLAAWLRHRGVNWAADLIPNLTNLEKTS, encoded by the coding sequence ATGATGAACCTTGCCGAATATCGCCGCACCTCGACCCGCCTTGCAGACTTCTTGCCCTGGGCTGCGCTGGTCGCGCCCGGCGTCGTCCTCAACAAGGACGGCTCGTTCCAGCGTAGCGCGCGCTTCCGCGGACCCGATCTCGACTCCGCCGTGCAGGCCGAGCTCGTCGCCGTCGCGGGCCGCCTCAACAGCGCATTCCGCCGCCTTGGCAGCGGCTGGGCGATCTTCGTCGAGGCGCAGCGCCATGCCGTCGGCGCCTATCCAGCGAGCCGCTTTCCCGACGCCGCCTCGGCCATGGTCGATGCCGAGCGCAAGGCCGACTTCGAGGAGGATGCCGTGCACTACGAGTCGAGCTACTTCCTCACCTTCACCTTCCTGCCGCCGGCTGAGGAGGCCGCGCGCGCCGAGAGGTGGCTTTACGAAGGCAGGGCTGAGCGCGGCGTGGACGCCTGGGAAGCGCTACGCGGCTTCATCGACCGCACCGACCGCATCCTGCAACTCGTCGAAGCCTTCATGCCGGAATGCGCGTGGCTCGATGATGTCGAGACCCTGACCTATCTGCACTCGACCGTCTCCACGAAGCGCCACCGCGTGCGCGTTCCCGAGACGCCGATGTATCTCGACGCGCTGGTCGCCGATCAGCCGCTTACCGGCGGCTTGGAGCCGCGCCTTGCCGAGGCGCATCTGCGTATCCTGACAATCGTCGGATTCCCGACCGCGACGACGCCCGGCATCCTCGACGATCTCAACCGGCTCGCCTTTCCGTATCGCTGGTCGACGCGGGCGATCCTGCTCGACAAGACCGACGCCACCAAGCTGCTGACCAGGATCCGCCGACAGTGGTTCGCCAAGCGCAAGTCGATCGCTGCGATCCTCAAGGAGGTGATGACCAATGAGGCGAGCGCCCTGGTCGACACCGACGCCGCCAACAAGGCCGCTGATGCCGATCTGGCGTTGCAGGAACTCGGCGCCGACTATGCCGGTCAGGCCTATGTCACAGCCACGATTGCCGTTTGGGACAACGATCCCCGCGTCGCGTCGGAAAAGCTCCGTCTCGTCGAAAAGGTGATCCAGGGGCGCGACTTCACCGCGATGCCCGAGACGATCAACGCGGCCGACGCCTGGCTCGGATCGCTGCCGGGCCACGTCTATGCCAATGTCCGCCAGCCGCCGATCTCGACGCTCAATCTCGCCCACATGATCCCGCTTTCGGCGGTGTGGGCGGGGCCGGAACGGGATGAGCACTTTGGTGCGCCCCCCTTGCTTTACGGCAAGACCGAAGGGTCCACCCCGTTCCGGTTCTCCATTCACGTCGGCGACGTCGGTCACACCTTGGTGGTCGGTCCAACCGGCGCGGGCAAGTCGGTGCTGCTGGCGCTGATGGCGCTGCAGTTTCGCCGTTACGCCGGTGCGCAGGTCTTCGCCTTCGACTTCGGCGGCTCGATCCGCGCTTCCGCGATCGCCATGGGTGGCGACTGGCACGATCTGGGCGGTGGGTTGACTGAGGGCTCGGCCGATAGCGTCGCGCTTCAGCCGCTCTCCCGGATCGACGAGGCAGCCGAACGTGCCTGGGCCGCCGACTGGATCGTCGCGATCCTGATGCGCGAGAGCATTCCTGTGACTCCCGAGGTCAAGGAACTGATCTGGACCGCGTTGTCGTCGCTGGCCAGCGCGCCCACGGCCGAACGCACGATGACCGGCCTGTCAGTGCTGCTGCAGTCGAACGATCTCAAACAGGCGCTGCGCCCATATTGCGTCGGCGGGCCCTATGGCCGTCTGCTCGACGCGGAGAGCGAGCATCTCGGCATCGCCACCGTCCAGGCCTTCGAAACGGATGGCTTGATCGGAGCGGCTGCGGCCCCGGCGGTTCTCTCCTATCTGTTTCACCGCATCGAGGACCGGCTGAACGGCGAGCCGACCCTGATCATTGTCGACGAAGGTTGGCTTGCCCTCGACGACGAGGGCTTCGCCGGCCAGCTCCGCGAGTGGCTGAAGACGCTGCGCAAGAAGAACGCCAGCGTCGTCTTCGCTACACAGTCGCTCTCCGACATCGACGGCTCGGCGATCGCACCGGCCATTATCGAGAGCTGCCAGACCCGGCTCCTGCTCCCGAACGAGCGCGCAATCGAACCGCAGATCACGACGATCTATCGGCGCTTTGGCTTGAACGATCGACAGATCGAGATCTTGGCGAGGGCCATGCCCAAGCGGGACTATTACTGCCAGAGCCGCCGCGGCAACCGGCTCTTCGAGCTAGGGCTCTCGGACGTCGCGCTGGCGCTCTGCGCGGCATCCTCCAAGACCGACCAGGCGGCCATCGCCCGTATCGTCACCGAACACGGGCGCGAGGGCTTCCTCGCCGCGTGGCTGCGCCATCGCGGCGTCAATTGGGCTGCGGATCTCATCCCCAACCTCACTAACCTGGAGAAAACGTCATGA
- the trbJ gene encoding P-type conjugative transfer protein TrbJ has product MKLRHPRGARLALSLLVAPAALAPVFATPAQAIIVYDPTNYAQNVLQAARALQQINNQITSLQNEAQSLINQARNLASLPFSSLQQLQQSVQRTQQLLQQAQGIAYNVQNIDRAFQTNYGSGSASMSASDQQLVAQAKERWNNTVTSLQDAMRVQAGVVSNIDTNRTQMSALVGQSQGATGALQATQAGNQLLALQAQQLADLTAVVSANGRAQALAEAERSAAAEQGREQRRRFLTPGVGYQPGNAQMFPGSN; this is encoded by the coding sequence ATGAAACTGCGTCATCCCCGCGGAGCAAGGCTGGCATTGTCGCTGCTTGTCGCTCCCGCAGCACTTGCGCCCGTGTTCGCGACGCCTGCCCAAGCCATCATCGTCTACGACCCCACCAACTATGCGCAAAACGTGCTGCAAGCGGCTCGCGCGTTGCAGCAGATCAACAACCAGATCACTTCTCTGCAGAACGAAGCGCAGTCCCTAATCAACCAGGCGCGAAACCTCGCCAGCCTACCATTTTCGTCGCTCCAACAGCTCCAGCAGTCCGTGCAGCGGACCCAGCAACTCCTTCAGCAAGCGCAGGGCATTGCGTACAACGTCCAGAATATCGACCGGGCGTTCCAGACCAACTACGGGTCCGGAAGCGCGTCGATGAGCGCCTCCGACCAACAGCTCGTCGCCCAGGCAAAGGAACGCTGGAACAACACGGTCACCAGCTTGCAGGACGCGATGCGCGTTCAGGCCGGCGTCGTCAGCAACATCGACACCAACCGCACGCAAATGTCGGCGCTTGTCGGTCAGAGCCAAGGCGCAACCGGCGCCTTGCAGGCAACCCAGGCCGGCAACCAGCTCCTCGCGCTGCAGGCTCAGCAACTTGCCGATCTCACCGCAGTCGTCTCCGCCAATGGCCGGGCTCAGGCACTCGCGGAGGCCGAGCGATCTGCCGCAGCCGAACAGGGCCGCGAGCAGCGCCGTCGTTTCCTCACGCCGGGCGTCGGCTACCAGCCCGGCAATGCGCAAATGTTCCCCGGCAGCAACTGA